GAGGGTGGCCACGGCGTTACCAACAAGGTTGGTCAGCGCACGGGCTTCGGACATGAAGCGGTCGATACCGAGGATCAGCGCCAGGCCGGCCACCGGCAGAGTACCCACGGCCGACAGGGTGGCTGCCAGCACGATGAAACCGCTACCGGTCACACCCGCCGCACCTTTGGAGGACAACAGCAGCACCAGCAGCAAGGTGATCTGGTGAGTCAGGTCCATCGGGGTATCAGTCGCCTGAGCGATGAACACAGCCGCCATGGTCAGGTAGATCGAAGTACCGTCGAGGTTGAACGAGTAGCCAGTCGGGATCACCAGACCCACAACCGATTTCTGCGCACCCAGGCGTTCCATCTTGATCAGCATGCGTGGCAGCGCGGATTCCGAAGAGGAAGTACCCAGCACGATCAGCAGTTCTTCACGGATGTAGCGAATCAGTTTGATAACGCTGAAACCGTGCGCGCGGCAGATGGCGCCCAGTACCAGAACCACGAACAGGATGCAGGTGATGTAGAAGCAGATCATCAGCTGACCGAGTTGCACCAGCGAACCGACACCGTAGGCACCGATGGTGAAGGCCATCGCACCGAACGCGCCGACTGGAGCGAGCTTCATGATCATGTTGATGATGTTGAACATCACGTGAGCAAAGCGATCGATGAAGTCCAGCACCGGTTTGCCGTAGGCACCCAGGCGATGCAGGGCGAAACCGAAGATCACCGAGAACATCAGCACTTGCAGGATGTCGCCGTTGGCGAAGGCGCCGACGATGGTGTTCGGGATCACGTTGAGGATAAAGGCAATGATGCTCTGGTCTTTACCGGCCGAGATGAAGCCAGCGATTTTGCTGGTGTCCAGGGTCGTCACGTCGATGTGCATGCCGGCGCCCGGTTGCACGACGTTGACCACGACCAGACCGATCAGCAAGGCAATGGTGGAAACAATTTCGAAGTACAGCAGCGCATAGCCGCCTGTCTTGCCGACCGATTTCATGTTCTGCATGCCGGCGATACCACTGACGACGGTACAGAAGATGATCGGTGCGATGACCATTTTGATCAGTTTGATGAACCCGTCACCCAGCGGCTTGAGGGCTACACCGGTCTGCGGGTAGAAGTGACCGAGCAAAATGCCGATAGCGATGGCAACGATCACCTGGAAGTACAGGGATTTATACAGTGGCTGACGAGTCGTCATTGCAAAGTTCCTCAAGAGTGCCTCAGAACAACATCCATCTGTTGTCCCTGACACCTCAATTGCGAACCCTCCTGCACTGGAGGGATTTGTTTTGTCGAGCTGCGCTACGGCAGACCTCTGCGGCTTGTATCGCAAGCCCCGTGCCACCTTCGAAAAAAAACCTGCCAGCCTTGTGACATCAAGGGTTACAGGTTTTTCTTCGTCACTGAGCGGTTACGTCAAAGTGGCGGATTTCCGCCCATCAGCCAAATCTCGTCCTGCAATTTGGCGGATATCCGCCTTGTTCATTCTTCACGGGCACCGCTACCATCCATTGCTCAGTGGACGGACCTGCCCTCTATGCGCGAACGCACCATCGCCAGCCATTTCGCCCGTGCCGCCCTCGGTGGCGCGCGCCGGCGTGGCTACGACTATTCGAGTCTGTTGCAGCAACTGGGGATCAGCCCCGAGCTGCTTGAGGAGCCGCGCGCCCGAATCGCACCCGAGCAGTTCGCCCGATTGATCCAGGGGCTGTGGTTGGCTCTGGACGACGAATACCTGGGCTTCGGACAGGCCCCGAGCAAACCCGGCAGCTTCGCGATGATGTGCCACGCGGTGATCCACAGCCGCACGCTGGAGAAAGCGCTCAATCGCGGTTTGTTGTTTTACAGCCTGTTCCCCGGCGCGCCGCGTCTGACGCTGAGCCGCGAAGGCGACATGGTTCGCCTGAGCCTGGACGATTCGCCGCTGTGGGACCCGGACCATTTCCTCAGCGAAAGCCTGTTGGTGATCTGGCAT
The window above is part of the Pseudomonas sp. B21-048 genome. Proteins encoded here:
- a CDS encoding dicarboxylate/amino acid:cation symporter: MTTRQPLYKSLYFQVIVAIAIGILLGHFYPQTGVALKPLGDGFIKLIKMVIAPIIFCTVVSGIAGMQNMKSVGKTGGYALLYFEIVSTIALLIGLVVVNVVQPGAGMHIDVTTLDTSKIAGFISAGKDQSIIAFILNVIPNTIVGAFANGDILQVLMFSVIFGFALHRLGAYGKPVLDFIDRFAHVMFNIINMIMKLAPVGAFGAMAFTIGAYGVGSLVQLGQLMICFYITCILFVVLVLGAICRAHGFSVIKLIRYIREELLIVLGTSSSESALPRMLIKMERLGAQKSVVGLVIPTGYSFNLDGTSIYLTMAAVFIAQATDTPMDLTHQITLLLVLLLSSKGAAGVTGSGFIVLAATLSAVGTLPVAGLALILGIDRFMSEARALTNLVGNAVATLVVAKWVKELDEDKLQVELASGGRGISDEREVDDLGVAEGPTPASVK